In Bradyrhizobium sp. 195, the sequence GCCGCCGATCACGACCATCAGCAGGATGTCCAGCATGATGGAGAAGCTGAGCGAGGTATCGGGACCGGCATAGCGTAGCCACAGCGCATTCAAGATGCCGGCGCCGGCGGCGACCAGCGCGGCGAGGCAATTGGCGTAGGTCAGGTGGAACACCGTGCGAAAGCCGAGGGCCTCGGCGCGAAAACGGTTCTCGCGGATGGCCTGCAGCACGCGCCCGAACGGCGAATTCACGACGCGCAGCAAAGCGAGGATCATCAGGGCCGAGACCGCGAACACCAGGTAGAAGGTCAGGATGCGGCCGTTGACCTCGAAGCCGAACAGGTTCTTCGAGATCAGCACGGTGCCGGGACGCAGCAGCTCCGGCAGCTGGAAGCTGCGCCCGTCCTCGCCGCCGGTCAGCCATGAGAGCTGCGAGGCCAGCACCTGGAAGGCAGAGGCGACCGCGAGTGTGATCATGGCGAAGAAGATCGCGGCCACGCGCAGAGAAAAGAGCCCGATGGCGAGCGCGAGCAGGGCCGCGAGCGGCAGGCCGACGACGATGCCGGTTGCGACCGCCGCCCAATTGGGGCCCATCCCATACAGCGCGATCGCGATCGCGTAGCTGCCGATGCCGTAGAACATGGTGTGGGCGAACGACACCGAGCCGGTATAGCCGAGCAGGAGATCGTAGGAGGCGACCAGCGCTGCGAAGACGCAGATCTTGGCCGCGACGTTCAGGGCCTTGGCGCCCGGAAACAGGAACGGCGTCGCCGCCAGCGCCAGGATGATGAGGACGAGAACGAGCGTGAGGACGCGGCTGCGCGGCGGGTCGCCGGAGAGGATCATCATCGGCTGGTCACCGCATAGAGGCCGCGCGGGCGCCACATCAGAATGGCGACCATCAGCAGGATGTTGGAGACGAGGGCGAGTTTCGGCACCAGGAAGCCGCCGTAATTGGCGACCATGGCCACGAGGATCGCGCCGATGAAGCAGCCGCCGATCGACCCGAGCCCGCCGATGATGACGACGATGAAAATCAAGACGGTGAGGTCGTCGCTCATGGAGGCGTGGACCTGCTCGCGATAGAGCGCCCACATCACGCCGCCGAGGCCGGCCAGCGCCGATCCCGTCATGAACACGCCGAGGAACAGGCGGCGGATGCGATAGCCGAGCGCCTCGACCATCTCGCGGTTCTCGACGCCGGCGCGGATCAAGAGGCCAAGCTTGCTGCGATTGAGAACGAGCTGGATCGCGATGAAGATGGCAAGGCCGATCAGCATCGCCAGCACACGGTACTTTGCAATTGCGACATCGCCGAGGATGAAGGAGCCACGTAGCGAGGTCGGCAGCGGCATCGGGATGATCTGCGGTCCCCACAGCGCATAGAGCGTCTGCTCGGCGACGATCAGGCCGCCGGTCGTCATCAGGATCTGCTTCAGATGCTGGCCGTAGACCGGCAGAATCAGCACGCGCTCGACGACGAGGCCGAGCGCGCCTGATACCGCCATCGAGAGCAGCGCGGCCGGGGCGAGCACCGCGAGATTCATCCACAGCGAATCCGCCTGAATGGAAGCCGCGAACGGCGCCAGCACGAGCGTGGCGACGTAGGCGCCGACGGCGATGAAGGCGCCGTGGCCGAAATTGAGCACGTCCATCAGGCCGAACACCAGCGTCAGGCCGGAGGCCATGATGAAGATCATCATGCCCATGGCGAGGCTCGCGGCGGTCAGCGTCAGCCAGGAGCTGGTCGATCCAATCAGCGGGATCATGAGCAGCGCGAGCGCGATCGGCAGCAGGATCGGCGCGATGTCGCGCTTCGGCTTCGGCAGGGGATCATTTGCGGCAAGTTCAGTCACTGATGTGCCTCCAGGCTCAGGCCGAGCAGCCGCTCCTGCAGCGGCACGTCGGCGGCGAGCGCCGCCATCTCGCCGCGATGAACGATGGTGCCGTTGTCCATCACGAGCACGTTGTCGCCGAGCTCGCGGGCGGCAAAGAAGTTCTGCTCGACCAGGAGGATGGTGGCGCCCTTGCGCTTGATCTCCCTCAGGCACTCGATCAGCGCCATCACGATCGCCGGCGCCAGGCCCTTGGTCGGTTCGTCGATCAGCAGGAGCTTACGCGGCTCGATGATGGCGCGGGCGATCGAAAGCATCTGCTTTTGCCCGCCCGAGAGACTTCCCGCGCGCGACAGCCAGAACCGGCGCAGCGCCGGGAAGAAGCCAAAAATCCAGTCGAGCTGGGTGTCGTCGAGCGGACCGTCGCGCGCCGCCAGCACCAGGTTCTCTTTCACGGTGAGATCGGAGAACACCGCCATGCTCTCCGGCACGTAGCCGACGCCGAGCCTTGCGATGTCGGGCGTGGCGCGGCTTTCGATGCGATCGCCTGCGAGGTTGATCTCGCCGCTGGAAGCCTGCCACAGCCCCATGATGGTGCGCAGTGTCGTGGTCTTGCCGGCGCCGTTGCGGCCGAGCAGCATCGTGACCTGCCCCTGCGGGACCGCGAGGTCGATGCCCTGGAGGATGTGATAGCGGCCGATATGGGTGTGCACGCCGGAGAGCTTGAGCAGATCGGTCATGCGACGCTCTCTGCGTTCTTGGGGGCGACGCCGAGATAGGCTTCCTGCACGATCGGCGAGGCGATCACCTCCGCAGGTGGCCCGTCCGCAACAAGTTGCCCGTTATGCAGGACGATGATGCGGTCGGCGAGCGAGCGCACCACGTCCATCTTGTGCTCGACCAGAAGGATGATCTTGCTCCTGTCCTGCTTAAGCTGCGCGATCAGGTTGAGGACCACAGGCACCTCATCGATGCTCATGCCGGCAGTCGGCTCGTCGAACATGAAAACCTTCGGCTCCAGCGCGATCATCAGCGCGACCTCGAGCTTGCGCTGATCGCCATGCGACAGCGCGGTCGCGGCGACGCCGCGGCGGCTGCCGAGCGCGACCTGGTCCAGGATGGCGTCGGCGCGTGCGATCAGGTCGCGGCGGACCGTCCAGGGCCGCAGCATGTCGTAATGGGTGCCGCTGGCGGCCTGCACCGCGAGGCGAACGTTCTCTTCCACGGTGAGGTTCGGAAAGAGATTGGTAAGCTG encodes:
- a CDS encoding ABC transporter ATP-binding protein, which produces MTLTLETRDLTIRFGGHVAVNNVTCTFRPGELTAIVGPNGAGKTTYFNLISGQLRASNGSILFGGTDITQHSAPLRTRAGLGRAFQLTNLFPNLTVEENVRLAVQAASGTHYDMLRPWTVRRDLIARADAILDQVALGSRRGVAATALSHGDQRKLEVALMIALEPKVFMFDEPTAGMSIDEVPVVLNLIAQLKQDRSKIILLVEHKMDVVRSLADRIIVLHNGQLVADGPPAEVIASPIVQEAYLGVAPKNAESVA
- a CDS encoding branched-chain amino acid ABC transporter permease is translated as MTELAANDPLPKPKRDIAPILLPIALALLMIPLIGSTSSWLTLTAASLAMGMMIFIMASGLTLVFGLMDVLNFGHGAFIAVGAYVATLVLAPFAASIQADSLWMNLAVLAPAALLSMAVSGALGLVVERVLILPVYGQHLKQILMTTGGLIVAEQTLYALWGPQIIPMPLPTSLRGSFILGDVAIAKYRVLAMLIGLAIFIAIQLVLNRSKLGLLIRAGVENREMVEALGYRIRRLFLGVFMTGSALAGLGGVMWALYREQVHASMSDDLTVLIFIVVIIGGLGSIGGCFIGAILVAMVANYGGFLVPKLALVSNILLMVAILMWRPRGLYAVTSR
- a CDS encoding branched-chain amino acid ABC transporter ATP-binding protein; amino-acid sequence: MTDLLKLSGVHTHIGRYHILQGIDLAVPQGQVTMLLGRNGAGKTTTLRTIMGLWQASSGEINLAGDRIESRATPDIARLGVGYVPESMAVFSDLTVKENLVLAARDGPLDDTQLDWIFGFFPALRRFWLSRAGSLSGGQKQMLSIARAIIEPRKLLLIDEPTKGLAPAIVMALIECLREIKRKGATILLVEQNFFAARELGDNVLVMDNGTIVHRGEMAALAADVPLQERLLGLSLEAHQ
- a CDS encoding branched-chain amino acid ABC transporter permease, translated to MMILSGDPPRSRVLTLVLVLIILALAATPFLFPGAKALNVAAKICVFAALVASYDLLLGYTGSVSFAHTMFYGIGSYAIAIALYGMGPNWAAVATGIVVGLPLAALLALAIGLFSLRVAAIFFAMITLAVASAFQVLASQLSWLTGGEDGRSFQLPELLRPGTVLISKNLFGFEVNGRILTFYLVFAVSALMILALLRVVNSPFGRVLQAIRENRFRAEALGFRTVFHLTYANCLAALVAAGAGILNALWLRYAGPDTSLSFSIMLDILLMVVIGGMGTIYGAIIGASIFILAQNYLQSLMGVASTAASEAGLPLLPGLLHPDRWLLWLGLLFIASVYFFPTGVVGRLRNPAGDKSGGSSH